One window from the genome of Montipora foliosa isolate CH-2021 chromosome 5, ASM3666993v2, whole genome shotgun sequence encodes:
- the LOC138002292 gene encoding uncharacterized protein: MAAQDKSEENLDRWEDRQVQMLICCWKENKSFFGNGKSTKKEVFEKIATDFNAMSDLKVSGIQCLSKWAKLEAKQKEIVDHNNKSGNGTRTWKYYTQMEDCIGGQCSVNPTFTLESSSSSVISEYRESSSQDDGNLCATPNKRKAPSKRPSKKRRSRSSASEMLEFLRESQGKKEEVENKKLKIVQEMNEEEKAFWSNLLEVMKTSKK, encoded by the exons atggcggctcaAGATAAAAGCGAAG AAAATCTAGACAGATGGGAGGACCGCCAGGTGCAAATGTTAATATGTTGCTGGAAGGAAAACAAGTCGTTCTTTGGTAACggaaaaagtacaaaaaaggAAGTATTTGAAAAGATCGCCACAGACTTCAATGCAATGTCAGATTTAAAAGTGTCTGGTATCCAGTGCCTAAGTAAATGGGCGAAATTAGAGGCTAAACAAAAGGAGATTGTCGATCACAACAATAAGAGCGGAAATGGCACACGTACATGGAAATATTATACACAGATGGAGGATTGTATTGGTGGACAATGTAGTGTCAACCCAACTTTCACTCTCGAATCATCTTCCTCTTCAGTCATTTCTGAGTACAGAGAGAGCTCTTCTCAAGACGACGGAAATTTATGTGCAACACCCAACAAAAGGAAGGCTCCCTCCAAACGCCCTTCAAAGAAACGCAGAAGCAGATCTTCTGCCTCAGAAATGCTTGAATTTCTCAGGGAATCTCAAGGTAAAAAAGAAgaggttgaaaacaaaaaactaaaaattgtGCAGGAGATGAATGAGGAGGAAAAAGCTTTCTGGTCAAATCTCCTGGAAGTTATGAAAACTtccaaaaagtaa